TAAAATCCTGAGGCTGGAACATGCTTAGTGTGTTTAAAGAACAGGAGAGAGGCCAGTGTTGGGGGAGCAGAGAGAGCGAAGCAGAAGTGGATGGGAGATGCTGGGAGGGACCAGCAAATGCAGGGCTTTGTCACCTGCAATaaggaattttatatatatatatatataattttttttttttgagatggaggcttactctgtcacccaggctggagcgcaatggtgaatggcgtggtctcagcttactgcaacctccgcctcccgggttcaagcgattctcctgcctcggcctcctgagtagctgggactacaggcacccgccaccatacccagcacatttttgtatttttagtagggacggggtttcactatgttggccaggctggtctcgaaatcctgacctcgtgatccacccgcctcagcctgccaaagtgctgggattacaggcgtgagccaccatgcccggcctatagatacatatttttaaccAGTGTAGGGTTTTGGATGGGGAAGTAACATGATCTAAGTTATTTTTTCCCCAGACAggcaattttttatttgttatcatgcatatagaaaacaaaagtgTCACAGATCCCCTTGTGACTGGACAAAGCCACCTCAGGAATATTTCTCTGCTTAAAAGAAGCGTTGTCAGTTACAGTGATGTCAATCACAACCTGGCACAAAATCATCAAGACCATCAGCGTCACAGATTTCTTTCTGGAGGTTATCCTTTTAGAACATGGTCACAGCTTCCAGTCTGAAGTCCAACAAAACCAGAACTCTGCTTCTAAATACAAGGTTATGGTAAAGGCCCCAACAACCTGATAACAATTGTGAATAGTCACATAAGTTTCCAAGTGGCATAAAAAATGTACACTGACAATCTTGCAAAAGTTCTCAACTAAAAGCAACAAGCAAGCCTTTACAGCATAATGCCCCAGCGGGCTGAAACACAGGAGGGGATGTATAGGGTCTTACTTAAAAGCAGCAGAAGAAAAGCTGACATTAACGTTCTACATACACAAGGTAGGACCAAGAGAGAAAACCTCTAAAGTTGCAGTGTTCTGTTATTCTTCTAATTTACAAAACATACTGGTGAATCAAAAATGTTAgcaagggctgggcgcggtggctcacgcttgtaatcccagcactttgggaggccaaagtgggaggatcccttgagcccaggagttaagaccatcctgggcaacatagcgagacccccatctctacaaaaatgttttaaaaaaagctgggcatggtggcatacacctgtagtcccagctacttaggaggctgagatgggagagttacttgagcccaggagttcgaggctatgatgcatcactgcactccagcctgggcaacagagtgagaccctgtcttgaagaaaaaaaaaaattggatgggcacagtggctcacacctgtaattttagcactttgggaggccaaggtgggcagatcgcttgagcccaagagttcaagaccagcctgggcaacatagtgagaccctgtctctatttattaACCAAAATCAAGGGCTCTCCTCCTTCCACCATCTCTCAGCCATCCTGCCTTTTCAGCTGGCTCTGGCTCCTTTTGTACTTCCCTGCCAAAAGCACCCTCCACATTATTTTGTGATAAGGCCTCCCCAGGTCCTAGGGAACAGAAGATAAGGCCTTCCATGGGAAGGGGCCTGGGTATGGTCACCATCACCCCTTCCCCTAAAATGAAATGGAGACAGACAGCTCTGCaagcagggggaggagggggtAGGCAGCTCAGCTCTTATACCTAGAGGGTTTGGACTTGGTGGAAGGGTAAGAAAGAGTTGGGGTTAGTCTAAAAGAACACagcataaaatggaatattaactATCCCTGCCCTGGGGACTTCCTGGTCTCTCTGTTCAGCAGCCTTGGACTGTCCCCTTTGGAAGATTCTAGGCCTTGCTAAAGAGGGTAAGGTATGGGGGAAGAGAGAATGCTGGCAGTCTACAGGGCAAACCCTCCCTCTCTGGAGACGAAGAGAGGCAAACTCAACACAAAAGTCTTTCTTGTTGAGTTTaggaaaaaatctttttcttcagttgttattttttgtttctaagccattcatttaaagaaaaaaatggtgtaAGATCTGGGTATGGATAGACAGGCCCCAGGACCAGGAAGACTCCCTCCCCAGCACCCACAGCCTGGCAGCCTAACAGGTAGAGGCAGGGGGGCTGGCAGTGCACCTGGATTCTGTGGGGTCCAGTAACTGGGGCTCAGGAGGGGATCCCATTCTTGCCCCTGCCTCACTCACATGCCCAGATAGGCCAGTTTGGCAGAGTTCCTGGGGATTAGGGGCTCTCCTGTGCATGGGCAGGTGGCCCACCTGGGTCCACAAGCAGCTATGGAGGTTCCTGTAGACCTGGGAGCGGGCAACAGGGCTGATGGTGGTCTGGGCAAAACCCATTGGAAAGGAGATGGCTAGGCATTGGTGGGGCACGGCACAGACCCTCATAAGCTAGCAGCAGGCTGTGATGTCAAATCACCGTGGAGCAGGAGGAGCAGTATGATCACAAAGAATGTGCTGTCCACTGCTTCATGCACTTGACCTCACCTATGCCCAGTAGCCAGCTGTGTGCTCATCCGCCGGATAACCAAGAGTCCACTTGGTGGTAGCCTGTGGTCTTGAGGCCATGGAATGTCCAAGTCTGGGTGGCACCCGGCACCAAATGAAGCCACTTCATCTTGGGTGATGAGACTCAGTTTGCCACAGCCAGGGTGTAGAGCTACTGTGAGCACGACCAGCACGCATGTGAAGGCCGGCAGGCTGGAGtcttgaagcataggcctcaaagaggcACTGTCCTCCAAGTAGTGACTTGTGGGTACCCTTGTCAAAAATGGCTGGGATGGCCACCGTCACAAGTCCATGCCATAAAGATTATGGCAGTGCACATCCACAGCACTGGGTACTTAGTGTAGATGCAGCGGCATGTGACAGCCACGTGATGTTAACACAGAACAGCATGAGGCCATATGGAAACAGTAGAGACTGGCCACCAGGGCCACAATCTGAGAGCTGAGTCCACCGAACATGCAGAGCCGGAGTGCACAGAACAGACAGCAGACAGTAGACAGCAGAGCTCCCACCATGGGCCTGAGCCCAGATCCGCCACCCATAGGAGGCACGAGGAAGCTTATGTTGGCCCCACATCCCAAGGCAGCACTTAGCCAGACTGGAACCCGTAGGGCCTAGAAGGGGTCTCCGTGGGCCACCTTGCGAGGCCTCCCCTGGCTCTGCAGGGCCTATCCCCCAGCAGATAGTACTGCAGGGGGTTGGGCCACAGGTCATCTTTAATAATCTGGGCAACGCTGTCGGCCTCTGGGAGGCTGTGCTGTGAAAACCAGCTGAAGAAGCTTCGGACAGTGTCCCGGTTCCTGTGTACGAGGGCCGGGGGTTCCTGGCCCCGGTGCCATCGGATGCGAGTCGCAATAGACACCACTCGGCCTGAGGCTCTGCATTCATACTCCTTCACTATCACCTTGTTCTGGAAGTAGGGGTTGCTCCAAAAGCGGAACTTGAATTTGCAACCTGTCCTGGAGTGCCTGAGCTCCCTCACCTCCAAATTCATCAGGTAGGAGAGCATGTCTTCATCTCGAGGGCTGATCATGGCTGACAGCTGCGGGTGGTTCAGGAAGGCGGTGACCCAGAAGCCCGGAATATTCTGGATGATGAAGCTCCTACGGGCGAGGTGCAACCTGTGCATCCGCCCAAACCTGCGCTCGAGCCGGAGGTAGGCCCTGTCGGCCTGGGCGCTCACGGCCTCCGCCTCCCACTGGATGGCCTCCAGTGGGTCCACAATTAGGGCACCAAGGTTCAGGAGCCGcaggccctcctgggcctccGCTCCCacctcctgcttctcctccccCACCAGCTTCTCCCCCACCTGCTGCTTCTCCACCTCCTCCGCTGGCTCCTTCTTGAAGATGGCGCCCTCCTCCGTGGTCGCGTCCTCGGCCTTCTCGCTGTCTCCCGCCCGAGTCCCTAGCCCCTCTGCACCACAGGTTTCTGGGGCTTCGTCCCGGACCCGGCCGTTTTCCAGGCTCGTAGTAGTCGTCGCGGAGGCCGCTTCCCCGCGCCCAGGGGAAGGGAAGGCGGTCCCGGGGCCCGCTGCGGGGTGGAGGGACGCGCACCCCCCAGCTTCTCGGGCCCGGGCCGCGGGGGCCGTGCGCGCGTCCCCCTCCCGGACAGAGCCGAGCGGCGGGCGCGCCGCGGCTTCTGGGGTCCCCGCCCTCTTGTCCGCCATCGCCTGCGGGAGCCTCTGGCCTGGAGGGGCTTGGGGCGCGCGGGCGACTGCGGGCTGGGCGACAGGGGCGGCTGGTGGCGGGAGGACAGCGGGCGGAAGGCTCCGCCCCACGCGCCCCCCTCTCGGATGTGATTCGCCGGGGTCTCCCGCAGCCGGGACGAGCGGCTTGGAGGCCCGGAGGAGGGGTACGGGACTGCCCGATGGGGATGCGACCGCGGGCGCCAGACGAACTGTCCCCAGATTCGTTGGCGCTGGcggtggaggtggggagaagtGTGTACCAAGCAAGGGTCAGCTCGGAGCAAACACCAGGGGACAGGCCCAGTCGCTGGTCCTGGACAATTAAAACTTtcccatcacaaccaccacaccaGGCGATTGCTCAATGTTCCCCATCTGCGGTGGGCAGGCTGGAGTCGCCCGGCTTCCACACTCGAGTGGCGCTTTGGGGCAGTTGTAGGACACTCTCAGCCTTGCACTGGATAAATTACTCAGGCACATGCAGAGGGCTTAAGAGGTATCTCCTGCAAAGACTGACCAGACTCAAACTGGGAGCGGCAGATAATGGTAATCTGACACACAAAGGTGATCAACACATTCATGTAGGGAAAGCAGGTGCTTGAAATATTCATGTGGGGAAAATAAGCAAGGTCAGAGTGGAAGGATCTGGGGTGAGAGAAGGTCTTAAATGCTACAAACCAGGGAGCCAGTGGGCATCTGCCTGGTTTCTCCAACAGGAGTTGGTTCCTCCTGGGCTGGTTGGCAGAAGCGAGGTGGACCTTGCTTCACTTTGTCCTAGGCCCAAAGGCTACCCTTCCAAAGGTGGACTCTAGCCTGAAGTGCAGGGACTGTACCTGGCAGGCTAAGAGCTGGATTGGCCAGCCCTCTCAGTCCTTGATCCTGCAAATCTGTGTTCCCGTGGTCTCAGCTCCCGAACTGTGGCCTATGGAGGTCAGTACCTCTAATCCCCCCCACCTCTGCCTGGAAGTCCTTGCCACCTCTTCCAGAAAGCTTTCAGCCTTTTCCTGACCAATGGATACAACAGCTCCCTCATCTGAGCCCTCAGACCTATACTGTGGTATACATCCCCTAGGGAGCAAGGTGGATTTCCTCAGGGTCCTAGCTAGGGTTTTAACCTATTGGGGTGGACAGTGAACGTTTGTCAAGTGGAAGGCCAAAGATGAAGGGTCAGCTCACTTCCTTTGTACACAAAACACCTGCACTTGTTAATGGCCCCATAGGCTCTTGGCTGGACTCCAAGTGACTTGCACTGCTTGGCCATAGACACTGGCTCCAGACCACAGAAAAGCCAGTTCAGTCTGAGCCCCTGGTGGGAGGATCTCAGCACAAGGGTTGGCGCCCAGGATGGTGGTAACGACCTTCATTAGAGACCACCAAAGTCAGGTGAAGCTATGTAAGCCTCTCAGCAGTCTGCCTGAACCCGGTGGTTGGGCACAAGTATAGGTAAGATCAGGTCCTAGCTGTCACCAGCTGTGCACCTTGGGCAGTGACTAGGGTGAACATTTGTCCTTTCTTGGACAACCAGCATCAATTCCTCATCTTGAGTGCCCCAAATTTCCTTTGAGAAACcactcctcctgtctcagccttgtTGTCACTGGCATTTGGTAACTGGTTTGGGGATGGCACAGAATCCCATCAAGGCCAATGAAACAGGATGCTTATTGGGGCTTCTGTGTCGAGTCCTCTCCTGAGAGCCCAGAAAGCGTTGCTTCCTTCTGGTCGGCAATGTGTGAGAATGGCAGGTCTGGAATCCAGGCAGCATTCTGCTCACTCCCACCCAAAGGGGAAATCTACTTTGTAGGGCCTGTGGATGAAGACACAACTGCACAAGACAGAGcagagagaaataggaatgctgaGGCCAACCATGTTGGAGCCACTAGATCAAGCCTAACCCAAAGACTGCTCTACATCTGGCATTTTCCAGTTACATGCAATTTCAGTGTTTAAAGCCAGTTTGATTTTGGCTGTCTGACCCTTGCATCCAAGATGATTAACTGATAGAATTATGCTACTTACCTCAAAGACATGCAAATAAGATATTTAACTTAAAAGTACAAAGCTTGTAGGTGCTGATGGGAGGGGTTTTTACTGTCTGCCCTACACTCACCATCATCCTGGATGCTAAAGATGTCTGGAGATTCCAATTCTTCCCAATTCGAGGCTCTCTCCAACCCTTTCCCAATCAGGTTCACAACTCCCAAACACATCATTCAGAAGTTTTTAATAAACAACTTCATTATAAAAAcctttttttgaaaatgtaattctgtaaaacattgaaaaatctaCTTTAACAAAGATATGCCCTGTGCATTTTCTAATGGCACTTATACTTTACAATTAAAAACCTTGTTTTATATAAAGCCAAAAATACTCCAAGAGGTTATTCACTGTGTTTACAAAGTGCTAGAAGATTTCTgtcttgtatttttctctttaaatagtCTGGAGTTACAAGAGTGGCTCCAAAGCCTTGACCGCTGGTAGGGAGGGAGAAGCATGAGAAGTGGTGTCTCAGGAGTTCTAGTGCCAAATATGCAGAGGTGGAGAGGTGCAAGTGGGAACAATCAGCTAAGGAAGTCAGCTGACACACAAAGAAATCAGACTGGAATTTTTCCAAACCCCTCTATGGAGGCACTAGGTTATCATGGTGAACACCCTTTTCCCTCACCATAGACCCTACTCTCCAGAGGTGAAGGTCACGGCCAATTCCTTCCACAGCAGGTTCAGAGCTCCAGGAGAGGCCAGGGTGGGATCCCAGAGGAATCTGGACTTTTCTGGCCAACACCTGCCTAAGGCAAAGTTTCTTATTACATAAATATCcttgttaaaaagcaaaatattgatCCTGTACAATATAACCTGTTAAAAAATCGTGCTTACAAACAGCTCCTAGATAAGAGGGGAGGTGGAGAGAGGACGGAGAAAACAGCTACCAAAAAGGAAGGGGAGAATTTAAAGGACTACTAGGGAAAGTTTTAGGGCAGTGGGAGAATTCCAACTTAGGACAATATCTATGAGCAAAAAAGTAATCACACCTGCTTCCCGGATTTCAATTAAGAAAATGCCATTCGTAAAAAGTTgggtggcggggtgggggggggagggTTGCGGGGAACCTCATTGGTGCTCCTTTCCCTGCCTCCCACTTCAAGATGATGCAGAGATCCTTTGAGCTGACACCTGGGCATGTCATCTCCTTACCCCCAGGACTGCACTCAGCCCTGACCAGCTACTGTGTAGGGCGGGAGGAGGACAGCTCATTGCTGGCAGAGGCTGGAGGTGGCAGGGAAAGGGGACATCACCACTTTTTTTCCTGGTCCCTCATTGGTCTTTGTCATATGCCATGGCTCCTGTCCTGGGCAGATGCCCCTCAGGTTCTCATGGCCTCAGTAAGCATACTGAAGTGAGTTTGGGTACTGAGTGCAGGATAAAGCTATTCTTATCCTTTGAACAACCAGGCcactaaggctttttttttttcccccgaccCCCCCAGATTTTAGGAAGGGAGGTTTAAGAAATGACTG
This window of the Pongo abelii isolate AG06213 chromosome 21, NHGRI_mPonAbe1-v2.0_pri, whole genome shotgun sequence genome carries:
- the LOC100456342 gene encoding putative testis-specific Y-encoded-like protein 3; its protein translation is MADKRAGTPEAAARPPLGSVREGDARTAPAARAREAGGCASLHPAAGPGTAFPSPGRGEAASATTTTSLENGRVRDEAPETCGAEGLGTRAGDSEKAEDATTEEGAIFKKEPAEEVEKQQVGEKLVGEEKQEVGAEAQEGLRLLNLGALIVDPLEAIQWEAEAVSAQADRAYLRLERRFGRMHRLHLARRSFIIQNIPGFWVTAFLNHPQLSAMISPRDEDMLSYLMNLEVRELRHSRTGCKFKFRFWSNPYFQNKVIVKEYECRASGRVVSIATRIRWHRGQEPPALVHRNRDTVRSFFSWFSQHSLPEADSVAQIIKDDLWPNPLQYYLLGDRPCRARGGLARWPTETPSRPYGFQSG